The Numida meleagris isolate 19003 breed g44 Domestic line chromosome 20, NumMel1.0, whole genome shotgun sequence genome has a window encoding:
- the C20H1orf159 gene encoding uncharacterized protein C1orf159 homolog isoform X2 codes for MLESNSSCPVANQCSPGCYRRWNEDGSSSCIKCKNETLPVASVYNLTDCRNTGIRGMNLQTNISTVTPFIQNIGGPEVAASLILGTFFISLFLILSVASFFYLKRANKLPNVFYRRNKASVLQPSETASMIPPPATSVRKPRYVRRERSLVTSASAAMISSSETRVSNV; via the exons ATGTTGGAGTCAAACAGTTCCTGTCCGGTAGCCAACCAGTGCAGTCCAG GTTGTTACAGACGATGGAACGAGGATGGGAGTAGCAGCTGCATTAAGTGCAAAAACGAAACTCTTCCTGTTGCTTCTGTTTACAATCTGACTGACTGCAGAAACA ctgGTATCAGAGGGATGAATTTGCAAACGAATATAAGCACTGTAACTCCTTTCATACAGAACATAG GAGGTCCAGAAGTGGCAGCTTCTCTCATCTTAGGGACGTTTTTCATCAGCTTATTCCTGATTCTGTCTGTCGCTTCTTTCTTCTACCTCAAACGTGCCAATAAACTTCCTAATGTTTTTTACAGAAGGAACAAAG cATCTGTTCTCCAGCCTAGTGAAACA GCGTCCATGATACCTCCCCCAGCTACTTCAG TTCGGAAGCCGCGATACGTCAGACGAGAACGCTCCCTAGTGACGTCTGCATCTGCTGCTATGATATCTTCTTCCGAAACCAGGGTCAGCAATGTGTAG